Proteins co-encoded in one Thamnophis elegans isolate rThaEle1 chromosome 1, rThaEle1.pri, whole genome shotgun sequence genomic window:
- the KXD1 gene encoding LOW QUALITY PROTEIN: kxDL motif-containing protein 1 (The sequence of the model RefSeq protein was modified relative to this genomic sequence to represent the inferred CDS: deleted 1 base in 1 codon; substituted 1 base at 1 genomic stop codon), with the protein MEPTASGVFCNRVLSMVNSEDVNAIILAQKNMLDRFEKTNEMLLNFNNLSGSRMQQMNERFLHHTRTLVRXRKIWIVFFGRIRTLKGKLAKQYPEAFSNVHESPILEDDDFDPVPKVPATTIATSEQTTESCDTSPDIISPATSHDFEDLSQGPYDSMAMNGQSITDEDNETD; encoded by the exons ATGGAACCTACTGCCTCGGGCGTCTTCTGCAACCGTGTGCTCAGCATGGTGAACTCAGAAGATGTGAACGCCATCATCTTGGCTCAGAAGAACAT GCTTGACCGATTTGAGAAAACCAACGAGATGTTGCTCAACTTCAACAACCTATCT GGGTCCCGAATGCAGCAGATGAACGAGCGCTTCCTTCACCACACCCGGACATTGGTGAGATGAAGAAAGATTTGGATAGTATTTTTCGGGAGGATCAG aACTCTGAAAGGAAAGCTAGCAAAACAGTATCCAGAAGCATTTAGCA ATGTACATGAATCCCCCATTCTGGAAGATGATGACTTTGATCCTGTCCCAAAAGTACCCGCCACGACCATTGCTACCTCAGAGCAGACCACCGAGTCCTGTGACACCAGTCCAGACATCATCTCCCCTGCCACCAGCCACGACTTTGAAGACCTGTCCCAGGGCCCGTACGACTCCATGGCTATGAATGGGCAGAGCATAACAGATGAGGACAATGAGACAGACTAG